One segment of Gammaproteobacteria bacterium DNA contains the following:
- a CDS encoding NADH-quinone oxidoreductase subunit D produces MAEIRNYTFNFGPQHPAAHGVLRLILEVDGEVIKKIDPHIGLLHRATEKLAETKPYNQSIGYMDRLDYVSMMCNEHAYVMAIEKLLGITPPVRAEYIRVMFDEITRIMNHLLWLGAHALDIGAMSVFLYCFREREDLMDCYEAVSGARMHATYFRPGGVYRDLPIKMPKYKPSKWHNEKEVNKINANRNGSLLDFIWDFTERFPGLVNEYSTLLTENRIWKQRTVGIGVVSAERALQLGFTGPMLRGSGIPWDLRKKQPYSVYDRIDFEIPVGKTGDCYDRYLVRMEEMRQSNRIIRQCVEWLQKNPGPVMADDDKVVPPKRAVMKHDMEALIHHFKLFTEGYALPVGEVYAAVEQPKGEFGIYLISDGANKPYRMKIRAAGFPHLAALDEMCRGHMIADLVAILSSLDIVFGEIDR; encoded by the coding sequence ATGGCTGAGATCCGCAATTACACCTTTAATTTTGGACCACAACACCCGGCAGCGCATGGTGTGCTGCGTCTGATTTTGGAAGTCGACGGGGAAGTGATCAAAAAAATTGATCCGCATATTGGCCTGTTGCACCGCGCTACTGAAAAACTGGCAGAAACCAAACCTTACAATCAAAGCATAGGCTACATGGATCGCTTAGATTATGTTTCCATGATGTGTAATGAGCATGCTTATGTGATGGCCATAGAAAAGCTGCTAGGTATCACACCGCCTGTGCGTGCCGAATATATTCGTGTGATGTTCGATGAAATCACGCGTATTATGAATCATCTGTTGTGGTTAGGTGCACATGCCTTAGATATTGGCGCCATGAGCGTATTTCTGTACTGTTTTCGTGAGCGAGAAGATTTAATGGACTGCTATGAAGCAGTTTCAGGCGCGCGCATGCATGCAACTTATTTTCGCCCAGGTGGTGTCTACCGTGACCTGCCGATAAAAATGCCTAAGTATAAACCTTCCAAGTGGCATAATGAGAAAGAAGTTAATAAGATTAATGCAAATCGGAACGGGAGCTTGCTGGATTTCATTTGGGATTTTACTGAACGTTTTCCTGGATTGGTGAATGAGTACTCAACCTTATTAACTGAAAACCGCATTTGGAAACAACGCACGGTAGGTATCGGTGTGGTATCGGCAGAACGTGCATTGCAGTTGGGTTTTACCGGTCCAATGTTGCGTGGCTCAGGCATTCCCTGGGATCTCAGAAAAAAACAACCCTACAGCGTGTATGATCGCATTGATTTCGAAATCCCAGTAGGTAAAACCGGTGATTGTTATGATCGTTATCTAGTGCGTATGGAGGAAATGCGTCAGTCCAATCGCATCATCCGCCAATGTGTGGAGTGGTTGCAGAAAAATCCCGGACCCGTGATGGCCGATGATGACAAAGTGGTGCCGCCTAAACGCGCTGTTATGAAGCACGATATGGAAGCATTAATACACCATTTTAAATTATTTACAGAAGGCTATGCTTTGCCGGTAGGAGAAGTCTATGCGGCAGTGGAACAACCTAAGGGCGAATTTGGTATTTATTTAATTTCTGACGGTGCAAATAAACCTTATCGCATGAAAATCCGCGCCGCAGGTTTTCCGCATCTTGCGGCCTTGGATGAAATGTGCCGTGGACATATGATTGCGGATTTAGTCGCGATTTTGTCGAGTTTAGATATTGTATTTGGAGAGATTGACCGATGA
- the nuoL gene encoding NADH-quinone oxidoreductase subunit L, giving the protein MQQTIQTVVLIVIFVPLLGAAIAGIGGKLIGRSGAHWVTILGIAIAFCGALYLFGKMIVQGMPAYNTSLYTWAISGSIQLNVGFLIDRLTVVMMLTVTFVSLLVHIYSIGYMEGDSGYQRFFSYMSLFTFFMLMLVTANNFMLLFFGWEGVGLVSYLLIGFWFQKESAALGSLKAFIVNRVGDFGFILGIGAILAYFGSLDYAVVFNKASSLANATMTVFPHTHWSVITLICVLLFIGAMGKSAQIPLHVWLPESMEGPTPISALIHAATMVTAGVYMVARLSPLYEYSQTALSLVLIVGASGALFLGLIALVQNDIKRVIAYSTMSQLGYMMAANGVSAFSAGIFHLMTHACFKALLFLAAGSVIIALHHEQDMRKMGDLRKHMPITYLTFLIGALALAAIPPFAGFYSKDAIIEAVQSANIPGATYAYYCLLLGAFVTALYIFRAFFMTFHSGDRTDAKLRSHIHESRSVVIIPLIVLAIPSMLLGVLMAKPMLYNTQLSLLGGSIFVLPQYDFFVQAAAEFQGVFYAAAGAFLHLPFWFALLGVVCAWIAYVRFPGLPGVLRRKCHWLYWILMNKYGFDAFYRRVFVKGGLVLSHFFYNTGDMKLIDGVAVNGTGHEVSRISSWVRRLQSGYLYHYAFAMILGLFVFLVWLLV; this is encoded by the coding sequence GTGCAACAGACAATTCAGACGGTGGTGCTGATCGTTATATTCGTTCCTTTATTGGGGGCAGCCATTGCTGGAATCGGCGGTAAACTCATTGGTCGTTCCGGCGCACATTGGGTGACTATCCTAGGCATTGCGATTGCTTTTTGCGGCGCGCTTTATCTGTTTGGCAAGATGATTGTGCAAGGAATGCCGGCGTACAATACCAGCTTGTATACCTGGGCAATTAGCGGCTCAATACAGCTCAATGTCGGATTTCTGATCGACAGACTGACTGTGGTCATGATGCTGACGGTGACCTTCGTATCCTTGTTGGTACATATTTACAGTATTGGTTATATGGAAGGAGATTCGGGTTATCAGCGTTTTTTCTCCTACATGTCATTGTTCACGTTTTTTATGCTGATGTTGGTCACAGCTAATAATTTCATGTTGTTATTTTTTGGTTGGGAAGGAGTAGGGTTGGTATCTTACTTATTGATCGGTTTTTGGTTTCAGAAAGAATCGGCAGCTTTAGGTAGTTTAAAAGCTTTTATTGTCAATCGGGTAGGGGATTTTGGATTTATTTTAGGCATTGGGGCGATTTTAGCCTATTTTGGATCGTTAGATTATGCTGTAGTTTTTAATAAAGCCTCTTCATTGGCTAATGCGACAATGACTGTATTCCCGCATACCCATTGGTCGGTCATCACCTTAATTTGTGTATTATTATTTATTGGCGCCATGGGTAAATCTGCTCAGATACCCTTACATGTCTGGTTACCTGAATCAATGGAAGGTCCAACGCCGATTTCAGCCTTGATACATGCAGCCACTATGGTGACGGCAGGTGTCTATATGGTGGCGCGTTTATCGCCGTTATATGAATATTCTCAAACTGCCTTGAGCTTGGTATTGATTGTAGGTGCTTCTGGCGCTTTGTTTTTGGGATTGATTGCTTTGGTGCAAAATGATATCAAGCGCGTGATTGCCTATTCAACTATGTCGCAGCTAGGTTATATGATGGCGGCGAATGGTGTTTCCGCATTTTCTGCGGGAATATTTCATTTGATGACGCATGCCTGCTTCAAGGCTTTGTTATTTTTGGCGGCAGGTTCAGTGATAATTGCTCTGCATCATGAACAGGATATGCGAAAAATGGGTGATTTACGTAAACATATGCCCATTACCTATTTAACCTTTTTAATTGGCGCATTGGCTTTAGCGGCTATTCCACCATTTGCCGGTTTCTATTCCAAAGATGCGATTATTGAGGCAGTGCAGTCAGCGAATATTCCAGGTGCTACTTACGCTTATTATTGTTTGTTGTTGGGGGCTTTTGTCACAGCGCTTTATATTTTCCGCGCTTTTTTTATGACCTTCCACTCGGGTGACCGTACTGATGCGAAATTACGTTCACACATTCATGAGTCGCGATCGGTCGTTATTATACCGCTGATTGTTTTGGCGATCCCTTCTATGCTGTTGGGTGTGTTGATGGCTAAGCCTATGTTATATAACACGCAATTGTCATTGTTAGGCGGTAGTATTTTTGTATTACCGCAATATGATTTTTTTGTGCAGGCAGCGGCTGAATTTCAGGGGGTTTTTTATGCAGCAGCGGGTGCGTTTTTGCATTTGCCTTTTTGGTTTGCGCTCCTTGGGGTTGTGTGTGCCTGGATCGCTTATGTACGCTTTCCAGGATTGCCGGGAGTATTACGCAGGAAGTGTCACTGGTTATATTGGATATTGATGAATAAATATGGTTTTGATGCGTTTTATCGTCGGGTGTTTGTGAAAGGCGGTTTGGTGCTGAGTCACTTTTTCTACAATACCGGTGATATGAAGTTAATAGATGGAGTAGCCGTCAATGGCACGGGGCATGAGGTTTCACGAATTTCCAGTTGGGTGCGTCGTTTACAGTCAGGCTATCTTTATCATTACGCGTTTGCCATGATTTTGGGGTTGTTTGTATTTTTGGTGTGGTTGTTAGTTTAG
- the nuoH gene encoding NADH-quinone oxidoreductase subunit NuoH, which translates to MLEGLIYLIWVLIKIIVLVLILVTMVAYLTLAERKVIGYMQCRYGPNRLGLGGFLQPIADAIKLISKEIIVPTSSNHYLFVIAPVLTMAPALAAWAVIPFSPGIVEANINAGILFLFAMTSLGVYGVLVAGWASNSKYSLFGALRASAQTISYEIAMGFALVGVLLAAGSMNLQEIVLHQSGGIWHWYWLPLLPLFVAYWVSALAETNRAPFDVAEGESEIVAGFHVEYSGMGFGLFFLAEYANMILISTIASLVFLGGWLSPFEGIPWLGSLLAFVPGFFWLLLKICFFLFLYLWIRATFPRYRYDQIMYLGWKVLIPVTLVWILVVAFAIQFKIGPWFS; encoded by the coding sequence GTGCTGGAAGGTTTAATATATCTAATTTGGGTATTAATAAAAATTATTGTTCTGGTCCTGATTTTAGTGACTATGGTTGCCTACCTCACGCTCGCAGAGCGTAAAGTCATCGGTTATATGCAGTGTCGTTATGGACCAAATCGTCTGGGGTTGGGTGGATTTTTACAACCTATTGCCGATGCCATTAAACTGATTTCTAAGGAAATTATTGTTCCTACATCTTCTAACCACTATTTATTTGTGATTGCGCCGGTGTTAACGATGGCGCCGGCATTGGCTGCCTGGGCGGTTATTCCCTTCAGTCCTGGCATCGTAGAAGCGAATATTAATGCGGGTATATTGTTTTTATTTGCCATGACTTCACTCGGAGTCTATGGGGTGTTAGTGGCTGGTTGGGCTTCAAATTCTAAGTATTCTTTGTTTGGCGCTTTGCGTGCTTCTGCTCAGACAATTTCCTATGAAATTGCCATGGGTTTTGCGTTAGTTGGGGTGTTGTTGGCCGCTGGAAGTATGAATTTACAAGAAATTGTATTGCATCAGTCTGGGGGAATATGGCATTGGTATTGGTTACCTTTGTTGCCATTGTTTGTTGCCTACTGGGTTTCAGCTTTAGCTGAAACTAACCGCGCACCATTTGACGTGGCTGAAGGTGAATCTGAAATTGTTGCTGGTTTTCATGTGGAATATTCTGGCATGGGTTTTGGCCTATTTTTCTTGGCTGAATATGCCAATATGATTTTAATCTCAACGATTGCTTCCTTAGTGTTTTTAGGTGGATGGTTGTCACCATTTGAGGGGATACCTTGGCTTGGGTCGCTGCTAGCTTTTGTGCCAGGATTTTTCTGGTTATTACTGAAGATTTGCTTTTTCTTGTTTCTGTATTTATGGATACGCGCGACATTTCCACGCTATCGCTACGATCAGATTATGTATCTCGGGTGGAAGGTATTAATTCCAGTGACTTTGGTATGGATTTTAGTTGTGGCTTTTGCAATACAGTTTAAGATAGGACCTTGGTTTAGCTGA
- the nuoE gene encoding NADH-quinone oxidoreductase subunit NuoE — protein MSASQQLSVQNSKWDDSVLSPEVRVEIDHWISKFPPERKRSAVLMALRLVQQQNGGWVTVELMDAVADYLDLPKIAVYEVASFYTLIQTEPVGRHKIAVCNSISCMLNGSGKLLEHLEQRLGIHPGETTADGEFTLKEVECLAACTGAPMLQIDDREYHENLTLERVDAILEEIRGLESNNV, from the coding sequence ATGAGCGCGTCCCAACAGTTATCGGTGCAAAATAGCAAGTGGGATGATTCAGTGTTATCCCCTGAAGTGCGTGTCGAAATTGACCATTGGATATCCAAATTCCCTCCCGAACGTAAGCGTTCAGCAGTACTAATGGCTTTGCGCTTGGTGCAGCAACAAAACGGCGGCTGGGTTACGGTAGAGTTGATGGATGCCGTTGCAGATTATCTAGATTTGCCAAAAATAGCGGTATATGAAGTCGCCAGTTTCTATACCTTAATACAAACTGAGCCGGTAGGAAGGCATAAAATTGCAGTTTGCAACAGTATTTCCTGCATGTTAAACGGTTCAGGAAAATTGCTCGAACATTTGGAACAGCGTTTAGGTATTCATCCAGGTGAAACCACTGCCGATGGTGAATTCACGTTAAAGGAAGTTGAGTGTCTTGCCGCTTGTACAGGTGCGCCTATGTTGCAAATTGATGATCGAGAGTACCATGAAAATCTGACCCTTGAGCGTGTTGATGCTATTTTAGAAGAAATTCGCGGCCTGGAGTCAAACAATGTCTAA
- a CDS encoding NADH-quinone oxidoreductase subunit J: MYANLIPQLTFYIFSAILLISAVMVVFSRQPVRGVLFLVLAFFASSVLWMLLEGEFLALVLIFVYVGAVMTLFLFVVMMLNLDTAPRMQGLVRYLPIFAVVLALLVFLMIKVINPSYFPDQVYHVVSHPADYSNTKQLGMLLYTQFAYPFELAAVLLLVAIIAAISLAFRGPRHRKAQRITQQLAVKPEDRVRLIK; this comes from the coding sequence ATGTACGCTAACCTTATCCCTCAATTAACCTTTTATATATTTTCGGCAATACTACTGATATCTGCTGTCATGGTCGTTTTTTCACGGCAACCGGTTAGGGGCGTGCTATTTTTAGTATTGGCTTTTTTTGCAAGCTCGGTGTTATGGATGTTATTAGAAGGTGAGTTTCTGGCATTGGTGTTGATATTTGTGTACGTGGGTGCCGTCATGACATTATTTTTATTTGTGGTCATGATGTTAAATTTAGATACGGCGCCACGCATGCAGGGTTTAGTGCGTTACCTGCCGATTTTTGCTGTGGTCTTGGCGTTATTAGTTTTTTTAATGATTAAAGTCATCAATCCATCGTACTTCCCGGATCAGGTTTATCATGTGGTGAGTCATCCTGCTGATTATAGTAATACTAAACAACTGGGTATGCTGTTATATACGCAATTTGCATATCCATTTGAATTGGCGGCAGTGCTATTGTTAGTGGCTATTATCGCGGCGATCAGTTTGGCATTTCGTGGCCCAAGGCATAGAAAAGCGCAGCGTATAACGCAGCAGTTAGCGGTGAAGCCAGAGGATAGGGTTCGGTTAATAAAATAA
- the nuoK gene encoding NADH-quinone oxidoreductase subunit NuoK, translated as MIPLTHYLIVSAILFVLGMAGIVLNRKNLIVLLMCIELILLAVNTNLIAFSHYLNESSGEIFVFFILTVAAAESAIGLALLVLLYRNRGGIRVDEIHSLKG; from the coding sequence ATGATTCCACTTACACATTATCTCATAGTCAGCGCGATCCTGTTTGTGTTAGGTATGGCAGGTATTGTTTTAAATCGCAAAAATTTAATCGTTTTGCTGATGTGTATTGAACTGATATTACTCGCAGTCAATACCAACTTAATTGCATTTTCTCATTATCTAAACGAATCCAGCGGTGAGATTTTCGTGTTTTTTATTTTAACAGTTGCGGCGGCCGAATCTGCTATCGGGCTAGCTTTGCTTGTGCTACTGTATAGAAATCGCGGTGGTATACGAGTCGATGAAATACATTCATTAAAGGGTTGA
- the nuoF gene encoding NADH-quinone oxidoreductase subunit NuoF has translation MSNEVCFRSLHLDQPWTLATYESIGGYAQWRRILREKIPPEVIIDELKKAALRGRGGAGFSTGLKWSFIPRNAPGQKYVLCNSDEGEPGTCKDRDILRFNPHQVIEGIAIAGYAMGATIGYNYLRGEFWEPFNRCEAALREAMAAGLLGKNILGSGIDFELFNTLGAGAYICGEETALMESLEGKKGLPRFKPPFPASFGLYGRPTTINNTETFASVPVIMEKGADWFLQLGKPNNGGVKIFSVSGHVNKPGNYEIPLGTPFAEVLELAGGVRKGHQLKAVIPGGTSMKVLPAAVAMKTNMDYDSLMQAGSMLGTAAVIVMDETVCMVRALLNISTFYKLESCGQCTPCREGTGWIMRMVERIERGEGVPGDVQKLEQVAKNIEGRTICAFGDAAAWPVAGFLKYFADEFEYHINHKRCLVD, from the coding sequence ATGTCTAATGAAGTGTGTTTTCGCAGCCTGCATTTAGATCAACCTTGGACTTTAGCCACGTATGAAAGTATTGGTGGTTATGCACAATGGCGCCGCATATTACGTGAGAAAATTCCTCCGGAAGTCATCATTGACGAACTTAAAAAAGCCGCGCTGCGAGGACGGGGTGGGGCAGGATTTAGCACTGGTTTAAAATGGAGTTTCATTCCGCGCAATGCACCTGGTCAAAAGTATGTATTGTGCAATTCCGACGAAGGCGAACCTGGAACTTGCAAAGATCGCGATATATTGCGTTTTAATCCGCACCAAGTCATTGAAGGTATAGCTATCGCAGGTTATGCCATGGGTGCGACTATAGGATATAACTATTTACGCGGTGAATTTTGGGAGCCGTTCAATCGCTGTGAAGCGGCTTTGCGTGAGGCCATGGCGGCTGGATTATTAGGCAAAAATATTTTGGGATCAGGTATAGATTTTGAATTATTTAATACCTTAGGTGCAGGCGCTTATATTTGCGGTGAAGAGACCGCATTGATGGAATCTCTGGAGGGTAAAAAAGGTTTGCCGCGCTTTAAACCGCCGTTTCCCGCGTCTTTTGGTTTGTATGGTCGCCCCACCACGATTAACAATACTGAAACTTTTGCATCTGTGCCGGTAATTATGGAGAAAGGCGCGGACTGGTTTTTACAACTAGGCAAGCCTAATAATGGCGGTGTGAAGATCTTCAGCGTCAGCGGCCATGTCAATAAACCTGGAAATTATGAAATCCCTTTGGGGACACCCTTTGCTGAAGTACTGGAATTAGCCGGAGGGGTGCGCAAAGGACATCAATTAAAAGCAGTCATTCCTGGTGGTACATCTATGAAGGTATTACCCGCAGCTGTGGCGATGAAAACCAATATGGACTATGACAGCTTGATGCAAGCGGGCTCCATGTTGGGCACTGCTGCCGTGATTGTGATGGATGAGACGGTGTGTATGGTGCGGGCATTGTTGAATATTTCCACTTTTTACAAGCTGGAATCCTGTGGTCAATGCACCCCCTGCCGCGAAGGCACGGGCTGGATTATGCGCATGGTTGAACGCATTGAACGCGGCGAGGGTGTGCCTGGTGATGTGCAAAAACTGGAACAGGTCGCAAAAAATATCGAAGGCCGCACCATCTGCGCCTTTGGCGATGCCGCTGCTTGGCCGGTTGCTGGATTTTTAAAATATTTTGCGGATGAGTTTGAATATCACATTAATCATAAAAGATGTTTAGTAGATTAA
- the nuoI gene encoding NADH-quinone oxidoreductase subunit NuoI — MKYFRKVMRSFLLLELFQGLGVTVRYFFKRKITVQYPEEETPISPRFRGMLALRRYPNGEERCIACKLCEAVCPALAITIEAEPRADGSRRTTKYEIDAFKCINCGFCEEACPVDAIVLTQEMHYHQENRGENILTKEKLLAIGDLYESQIAADRQEDSGFR; from the coding sequence ATGAAATACTTTAGAAAAGTGATGAGAAGCTTCCTCTTGCTGGAATTATTTCAGGGGCTTGGAGTGACGGTGCGTTATTTTTTCAAACGAAAAATCACTGTCCAATATCCCGAAGAAGAAACGCCTATTTCACCACGCTTTCGCGGCATGTTGGCCTTACGTCGTTATCCCAATGGTGAGGAACGTTGTATTGCCTGTAAATTATGTGAAGCAGTTTGTCCAGCATTGGCGATTACCATTGAAGCAGAACCTCGAGCCGATGGTTCACGTCGTACGACTAAATATGAAATCGATGCGTTTAAGTGTATCAATTGTGGCTTTTGTGAAGAAGCTTGTCCTGTCGATGCAATTGTATTAACCCAGGAAATGCATTATCACCAAGAAAACCGCGGTGAGAATATTTTAACTAAAGAAAAATTGCTGGCAATTGGTGATCTTTATGAGTCGCAAATTGCGGCGGATCGACAGGAGGATTCTGGCTTTCGGTGA
- the nuoG gene encoding NADH-quinone oxidoreductase subunit NuoG: MIEIEIDGKKLQVEPGTMIIQAADNAGIYIPRFCYHKKLSIAANCRMCLVEVEKAPKTLPACATPVTPGMKVFTQSEKTIASQKAVMEFLLINHPLDCPICDQGGECELQDLTMGYGKGISRYNQGKRSVKDKNLGPLISSEMTRCIQCTRCVRFGEEIAGLRELGATGRGEQMEIGTYVQHAIRSELSGNIIDICPVGALTSKPFRFTARAWEMRQHAAIAPHDCLGSNIFIHTRGEEYSDVRHVMRVVPRENELINETWLSDRDRFSYEAVNSPLRVTKPLVKYQGQWREVDWETALNAAVTRLRAVIQTSGPENMGALISPSATVEEGYLLQKLLRKVDCHNIDHRIRQADFQKQEQLPHYPTFPLADLETLDSILLVGSDIRFEQPLANHRLRKANKNGATVLCVNPVDYDSNLVISTKLLAGGEHFILALAGILKALLTQSDQIVPSKIASALQSIDPNTEEQSIAAQLLKGQKSAILLGAYAINHPQASLVHELALCIAKLCQGHFVSLTEGANSAGVALAGAVPHYTEAGQKVATPGLNAKQMLEQGLQAYLLLGLEPELDCAYAAFAYNALAKADSVIVLSAFRSQAMENYADVILPIATFAESSGTYVNLEGKWQSMSAATLPMGEARPAWKVVRVLANLLGLSGFDYVTSEQVRDELKLQMERQVHIPDEAWPDLQLPGSRISGLQRIGQWPMYRVDSLVRHAKSLQATILDDVAVIRVNSKLAKELQLLEGVRVTAIQKDSRVSLPLVIDDRIADGMVSIPAGIDACAGFGEALGEVELSAK, from the coding sequence ATGATAGAAATTGAAATAGACGGCAAAAAATTACAGGTTGAACCTGGGACTATGATTATCCAGGCGGCCGATAACGCGGGTATTTATATTCCGCGGTTTTGTTATCACAAAAAACTATCCATTGCTGCCAATTGCCGAATGTGTTTGGTAGAAGTCGAAAAGGCTCCCAAAACCCTGCCTGCCTGCGCAACCCCCGTCACACCAGGAATGAAAGTATTTACCCAGTCTGAAAAAACCATTGCTTCCCAAAAAGCCGTCATGGAATTTTTGTTGATTAACCATCCATTGGATTGTCCTATCTGCGATCAGGGTGGGGAATGTGAACTTCAGGATTTGACGATGGGTTATGGAAAAGGTATTTCCCGTTATAATCAAGGTAAGCGCTCGGTCAAAGATAAAAATTTAGGGCCGTTGATTTCTTCTGAAATGACACGTTGTATCCAGTGCACACGTTGCGTGCGTTTTGGTGAAGAAATAGCCGGTCTGCGTGAGTTAGGGGCAACTGGTCGTGGTGAACAAATGGAAATTGGCACTTATGTGCAACACGCAATTCGCTCCGAATTATCCGGTAATATCATTGATATTTGTCCAGTGGGTGCTCTGACATCCAAGCCGTTTCGTTTTACGGCACGTGCTTGGGAAATGCGCCAACATGCAGCGATTGCCCCCCATGATTGCTTGGGTTCCAATATATTTATTCATACCCGCGGTGAAGAATATTCAGATGTTCGCCATGTGATGCGTGTTGTGCCGCGTGAAAATGAACTGATTAATGAGACCTGGCTTTCTGATCGTGATCGTTTTAGTTATGAAGCCGTGAATAGTCCTTTGCGTGTGACCAAACCGTTGGTTAAATACCAAGGTCAATGGCGAGAAGTGGATTGGGAGACCGCGCTCAATGCAGCAGTTACCCGCTTGCGGGCAGTGATACAAACGAGTGGCCCTGAAAATATGGGTGCTTTAATTTCACCTAGTGCCACAGTAGAAGAAGGTTATTTATTACAAAAACTCCTACGTAAAGTGGATTGTCATAATATTGACCATCGAATTCGCCAAGCCGATTTTCAAAAACAAGAACAGCTGCCACATTATCCAACTTTTCCGCTAGCTGATTTAGAAACCCTGGATAGCATTTTGTTAGTGGGCAGTGATATACGCTTTGAACAACCGTTGGCAAATCATCGGTTGCGTAAGGCTAATAAAAACGGTGCAACGGTTTTGTGTGTCAATCCAGTAGATTACGATTCCAATCTAGTCATTAGCACAAAATTATTGGCAGGTGGTGAACATTTTATTTTGGCATTAGCCGGCATATTAAAAGCATTGCTTACGCAAAGTGATCAAATAGTACCCAGTAAAATTGCATCAGCGTTGCAATCCATTGATCCAAACACGGAAGAGCAGTCAATTGCCGCGCAATTACTGAAAGGCCAGAAATCTGCTATTTTATTAGGCGCTTACGCCATTAATCATCCACAGGCTTCATTAGTACATGAACTTGCACTTTGTATTGCTAAGCTTTGCCAGGGTCATTTTGTTAGCTTGACGGAAGGAGCTAATAGTGCAGGTGTTGCGTTAGCTGGCGCAGTACCCCATTACACAGAAGCTGGCCAGAAGGTCGCGACGCCAGGGTTGAATGCGAAACAGATGTTAGAGCAGGGCTTGCAAGCTTACTTATTATTAGGCTTAGAGCCTGAATTAGATTGTGCTTATGCCGCTTTCGCATACAATGCCTTGGCTAAGGCTGATTCAGTGATTGTGCTTTCTGCATTTCGCAGCCAAGCAATGGAAAATTATGCTGATGTTATTTTACCGATAGCAACTTTTGCAGAATCTTCAGGAACTTATGTCAACCTAGAAGGCAAATGGCAGTCTATGTCGGCTGCGACTCTGCCGATGGGTGAAGCGCGTCCAGCTTGGAAGGTAGTGCGAGTATTGGCAAACTTGTTGGGATTATCGGGGTTTGATTATGTTACTTCTGAACAAGTACGGGATGAGTTAAAACTGCAAATGGAAAGACAGGTGCATATCCCAGATGAGGCTTGGCCTGATTTACAACTTCCTGGGTCTAGGATTTCAGGATTACAGCGTATTGGCCAATGGCCTATGTATCGAGTAGACAGTTTAGTGCGCCATGCGAAGTCTTTGCAGGCGACTATTTTGGATGATGTGGCGGTGATACGGGTTAATTCCAAATTGGCTAAAGAGCTGCAGTTATTGGAAGGAGTGAGGGTGACGGCAATTCAAAAAGACAGTCGCGTATCTTTGCCCTTGGTGATTGATGATCGTATTGCGGATGGTATGGTGTCTATTCCGGCAGGTATAGATGCTTGCGCTGGGTTTGGTGAGGCATTGGGTGAGGTTGAATTGTCGGCAAAGTAG